A window from Chromatiaceae bacterium encodes these proteins:
- the glnL gene encoding nitrogen regulation protein NR(II), which yields MKTMPLLSISILDNLASAVVAFDDELRVCYMNQMAEMLLAVSAKHVIGALPFSWMTCHGDAIVDLVRAASVGSPITKRGVVLHNERSEVTVDCTVTPVLDEDGRHMTIVELQQIDRHLRITREERLITQQALTRDVVRGLAHEIKNPLGGLRGAAQLLESELQSDDLKEYTHIIIQEADRLQELVNRMLGPSRKPQFAPVNIHHVLERVRTLVLAETGERIRFVRDYDPSIPDLHADSDQLIQAVLNIVRNATRALGEQGSVTLRTRIQRQFTIGNERYRLAAQIDIIDDGPGIPPEIADTLFLPMVTAGTGGMGLGLSIAQSLIGQHKGLIECSSRIGETVFTIFLPIGEDLNTEWDKESGPRE from the coding sequence ATGAAAACCATGCCGTTGCTCAGCATCAGCATTCTCGACAATCTGGCTTCGGCGGTCGTCGCGTTCGATGACGAATTGCGCGTCTGCTACATGAACCAGATGGCCGAGATGCTGCTGGCGGTCAGCGCCAAGCACGTCATCGGCGCCTTGCCGTTCAGCTGGATGACCTGTCATGGCGACGCGATCGTCGATCTGGTGCGCGCGGCGTCGGTCGGATCGCCGATCACGAAGCGTGGGGTCGTACTGCACAACGAGCGCAGTGAGGTGACCGTCGACTGCACGGTGACGCCGGTACTCGATGAAGACGGGCGACACATGACGATCGTTGAACTGCAACAGATCGACCGCCATCTGCGTATCACCCGCGAAGAGCGACTGATCACCCAGCAGGCGCTCACCCGTGATGTGGTCCGCGGCCTGGCCCACGAGATCAAGAACCCGCTGGGCGGCCTGCGCGGTGCCGCGCAGCTGTTGGAGAGCGAGCTCCAGAGCGACGACCTCAAGGAATACACGCACATCATCATCCAGGAGGCCGACCGCCTGCAGGAACTGGTCAACCGGATGCTCGGCCCGAGTCGCAAGCCACAGTTCGCCCCGGTGAACATCCACCACGTGCTCGAGCGGGTGCGCACCCTAGTGCTTGCCGAGACCGGTGAACGTATCCGGTTCGTGCGCGACTACGATCCCAGCATTCCGGACCTGCATGCCGACAGCGACCAGCTGATCCAGGCGGTTCTGAACATCGTGCGCAACGCGACCCGTGCGCTTGGCGAGCAAGGCAGCGTAACGCTCCGCACACGCATCCAGCGTCAGTTCACGATCGGTAACGAACGCTACCGCCTGGCGGCGCAGATCGACATCATCGACGACGGCCCGGGCATACCGCCGGAGATCGCCGACACGCTGTTTCTGCCGATGGTCACTGCAGGTACTGGAGGCATGGGTCTCGGTTTGTCGATCGCGCAATCGCTGATCGGCCAACACAAGGGACTGATCGAATGCAGCAGCCGCATCGGCGAAACGGTGTTCACGATCTTTTTACCGATCGGCGAAGACCTGAACACAGAATGGGATAAGGAGTCTGGTCCCCGTGAGTGA